The DNA window TTGAATTCAAAGTAACGAACAACACCGCAGCCGAATGGCAAGGTCGTCAGTATCGCCAGTTGCAACGCACGCCGCCTGAAAGCGGCAGTGAATCACGTTTTGTCTACACCTATACCGGTGGCGTGCTTTACAGTGACGAAAAGAAATACGAAAAAATTAAATTTGATGACATGAAAGAACAAGCTGTCAGCCGTGATATCAAAGGCGGTTGGGCAGCGATGATTCAGCATTATTTCCTGGCCGCGATTGTGCCCGCTGCAAACGAAGAGAATCACTATTACAGCAAGGCGCCCGGTGATGATCGCTATGTGCTGGGTCTGGTTTCCTCTCCCAAGACGATAGCCGCCGGCGCCAGCGATACCTTCACCACTCGCTATTACATCGGTCCCAAAGAACAGGCCGTGTTGGCGAAATTGGCGCCGGGTCTGGATCTGACCGTCGATTACGGCATGTTGACCGTCATCGCCAAGCCGGTGTTCTGGGCGCTGGGCTGGTTCGAGCGGTTGTTTGGCAACTGGGGCTGGGCCATCTTGATGGTCACGCTGATCATTAAACTTGCCTTTTATCCATTGTCATCGGCCAGTTATCGCTCGATGGCCAACATGCGTAAATTCGCGCCCAAGATGCAACAGCTCAAGGAACGCTACGGTGACGATCGTCAGCGCATGACGCAGGCGATGATGGAATTGTACAAGAAGGAAAAGATCAATCCGCTCGGTGGTTGCTTGCCGATGATTGTGCAAATTCCTGTGTTCATTTCACTCTACTGGGTATTGCTCGAGAGCGTTGAATTGCGCCAGGCACCGTTTATTTTCTGGATTCACGATTTGGCCGTGCGCGATCCTTATTATGTGTTGCCGTTGCTGATGGGCATCAGCATGTTCATTCAGCAAAAGCTCAATCCGCCACCGCCGGATCCCGTGCAGGCCAAGGTACTGATGGCGCTGCCGATCATCTTCACCCTCTTCTTCGCTTTCTTCCCGGCGGGGTTGGTGCTGTACTGGCTTGCCAACAGCGTGCTGTCGGTGGCACAACAGTGGTACATCACACACAAGGTCGAAACCGCGGCCAAAACTGCGGAAGCCGCGAAATAATAAAAAGGGCGCCACTGGCGCCCTTTTTCATTCAGTCACGATAACGGTTACACCACTTCCCAGTCCGCTATTTCCCCTTTTGTCTTTTCAAACAACGGGTGCACCTTAATTCGATGAACGAATTTCAACGCTGCATACTGATTCGGGTCTCGAGTTTTAAGTTTATTTAATAGGTGAGTAAATTCGTATTCTACTTGGTCGCTCGTGACCAATAATGTCGAACCTATTCGTCGGTGCACTATTTTGCTTTTATCGAATTGATAACCTCGATTATCTGCTTCTTCCGCGACATATCTTAAATAGCTAGCGATCGATCGCGCCCACTGGATTCTTCGTATCTTTAAAACGAATTAATGGTGGGTGGTTTTTATAGCCTTTCGTGTTGCCGAGCAATACATTCTGCGCCAGCAAACCCTCCCGCCACAGTGCGACCAAGCCTTTCACATCTAAGTAACTAAGGTGGATTGACCATAATCTCATGTGTTGTTTCCAATAACGCGGTTACCCATGCCCCAACTTTTTTGCTATCTATCTTCCTGGCCAGTCAGTCACGCCTCATGGCTCCGGCGTGCCGGTGTCTAGAGATCCACGGATGAGCTCCGCTCTTGCCGCAGTGGCAAGCGCTTGATACTTGGCTCGGAATGCATCGAGCGTTTCCTCCTCAAGCTCTTCCAGATCGAGAAGTGCGTTGTGCGCGCCTTGGGTAGCGCGGATGAGTTCGTCGAGTTTCACCTGGATTGCTTCGGTGTCTCGATTCTGCGTGTTTTGAATCAGAAAGACCATCAGGAAGGTGATGATCGTGGTGCCGGTGTTGATGACCAGTTGCCAAGTGTCGCTAAAGTGGAATATTGGACCGGTGACTATCCACACTGCAATGACACCAACGGCAAGGACGAACACTCTTGGTCGACCACAGAAGTGTGCCGCCATCTTCGCAAATCGTGAGTACCAAGCGATGTTACGCATACCAAATCTCTCTTTGAGTAGCTAATGCAAAATTAACGTGCGAGTTACGAGGCTCGAATCACCGTGTTAATGGTGGTGTTACGTCTTATTTTCTTGGATCGCTTATGTGCTGTATATCCACAAGATTCCAATCGCCACTGTTACGATACAGACGCTTCCCTTTGTTGGGATAATCAGAGACGTCTTGTTGCAGCCGCTGCCCCATGACCAGGCAGACCAATGTTTCATTACCATCATTGACAATACTGTGTGCCGCCGTATTTCGCGGAAAGCCAACAAAGTCGCCTTTTTCGAATTGATAGGTTTCGCCCTCAATGATGAGGGTGCCGTTTCCAGAAAGAACGTATACACATTCTTCCTCGTAATGGTGTTTATGATACTCCGTGGTGTCCTTTCCAGGCTCAACATAGATGATGTGTACACCGATATGATTCAGACCAATCATGTCCCCTAAGGATTTGTTGATGCGTACGGCATTGGGGTTCAGAAAATGAACCTTGCGCTCACCAGCCATTTTTTCAATGTCAGTCGCTTTGAGAAGCAGTTTACGAGTTACCATAATCTTCCTTGCCAGATTGTGAGGCTAACGAGTTCGACTTCCTCAGTGGCCCCATGTGCGACGATCTCCTGTTGGAGCATATCAAAAGGACCTCATAAATCCACCTCAATTTGAACGCTGAGGCTGTAATTGCTACCAATATTTTGGATATTTGGCATCACGGGTTGTGTTGTTGTAAACGAGGGCAACGGCCTTATTCGTTGGTTTTGGGGGCAGCAGGGTTCAATCTTCTGCCTGATGTTTAAGTTGATTAAGCCAAGCGACTAATGATTCGTCGAGAGTTTTCTGCATTGACTTTCGCATAAGGCTTACAAGCCACCCCTCAAATGATTCAGAAGTGCGGACTAGTATGCCATCCGGCATAGCTTGAAGGAACCAGACGTGAACTGCACGGGTTCCAATTGCCTTGCCTGTCCAGACAAGTTTCGTCGTTGGCTGAATTTCCTGAAGCGTAGAAATAATAGATATTCCACCACTCTTCCAGTTGAAGGTTGTACCAATATCAAAAGCACCATTTAGCTTTGCGCTTTTAACCACTGGATTCCAACTTGGCCAGTGATCAATTTCTGAGATAAGGCTCCAAATTTTTTGCGCCGGCGCGTGGATGAGAAGTTCATGCGTCGCGACAGCAGGAGCGGATCTATTGATGTCCATGAGACTTCCTTAAAGATGTCTTACGTAATGGAATGGACGCCCACTTTCTAAACCGGCATCTAAGTGTCAAAGTAGTGGTAGTTATGCCCCTTTCTATGTCTAGTGGTGGCATTACTACCACTAGACATAGAAAGGGGCATAACCTTCCCGCTTGAGCGTAGGGTTAGGGCGATACTTCAATGGTTCAGCTAATCGGTAATCTCGGCCTCGACGAGCTTGGCCAGAAGTATGAGCGATTCTTGCCAACCAAGATAACAAGCCTCGGGAGGAATGGCATCAGGTATCCCTTCTTGCGCGATGTTC is part of the Gammaproteobacteria bacterium genome and encodes:
- a CDS encoding low affinity iron permease family protein, producing the protein MRNIAWYSRFAKMAAHFCGRPRVFVLAVGVIAVWIVTGPIFHFSDTWQLVINTGTTIITFLMVFLIQNTQNRDTEAIQVKLDELIRATQGAHNALLDLEELEEETLDAFRAKYQALATAARAELIRGSLDTGTPEP
- a CDS encoding cupin domain-containing protein, yielding MVTRKLLLKATDIEKMAGERKVHFLNPNAVRINKSLGDMIGLNHIGVHIIYVEPGKDTTEYHKHHYEEECVYVLSGNGTLIIEGETYQFEKGDFVGFPRNTAAHSIVNDGNETLVCLVMGQRLQQDVSDYPNKGKRLYRNSGDWNLVDIQHISDPRK
- a CDS encoding SRPBCC family protein produces the protein MDINRSAPAVATHELLIHAPAQKIWSLISEIDHWPSWNPVVKSAKLNGAFDIGTTFNWKSGGISIISTLQEIQPTTKLVWTGKAIGTRAVHVWFLQAMPDGILVRTSESFEGWLVSLMRKSMQKTLDESLVAWLNQLKHQAED
- the yidC gene encoding membrane protein insertase YidC — encoded protein: MDNLRLILFFALTFVLFLTWEAWQADYGPKPVTASSSAAPAAVPMPKDLPTTTTATTATAIAPGAEVPVAAAPPSSGQRVHVVTDTLDIEIDSQGGDIRQADLLGYPVSLDKPEQPVRLLRDAAPNLFVMQSGLLSNGSAPDHYATYSVAQTEYQLAAGQDELRVPMTWTSAEGLTVTKTYILHRGNHVIDVEFKVTNNTAAEWQGRQYRQLQRTPPESGSESRFVYTYTGGVLYSDEKKYEKIKFDDMKEQAVSRDIKGGWAAMIQHYFLAAIVPAANEENHYYSKAPGDDRYVLGLVSSPKTIAAGASDTFTTRYYIGPKEQAVLAKLAPGLDLTVDYGMLTVIAKPVFWALGWFERLFGNWGWAILMVTLIIKLAFYPLSSASYRSMANMRKFAPKMQQLKERYGDDRQRMTQAMMELYKKEKINPLGGCLPMIVQIPVFISLYWVLLESVELRQAPFIFWIHDLAVRDPYYVLPLLMGISMFIQQKLNPPPPDPVQAKVLMALPIIFTLFFAFFPAGLVLYWLANSVLSVAQQWYITHKVETAAKTAEAAK